The genomic interval TACGCGACTGTGCAAACTAACAGGGGGACAGAACGGGCTGGAGACGAGGTGGTGAGATTAAGGGCCTGAAACAGCTTAGTCAGGCCTTGGTCAGGTTGCCAGGCATAAGGTCGCATGGGGAAGTGAAAATTGAATCATTTTAAGGTTGAATTGaaccattttttaaattcttgaaAACTCTGAATCAAACTATCAGCCTAAACAATGCAGAACTCTGATATTAATGAAATTCTTCATGTCAGAAGTGGGTTTGGAAGGATAAAGATGACCAAAGACTGGCTTATATTTTTGTGCTGTTTTAGTTTTCTCCATCCTGAGTATTTTAACTCCTGAGAATCAGTAACAACTCCGTGGCAGATGTTTTTCCTACATGGCTTTTAAACTCTGTTaaaaaagtgctatataaagattgtgatgatgattgtaactgtaactgtattACACATTGGgttgtattttatataaaacaataccAAATAAGTGAAGTAAATGAATTACTTTAAAGACATTCAAAagtttcctgaagaaaatgatTGCTGTTAATAGTCCAGCTAGGAGAGGTAACTAGGAGACGCTACCCTGTGACATCACAGATTCTAATTCCATTCAGATTCTGTGACTCTCTAGTTTGTGTGTACAGTCTGAAGCTGTGAATTGTGTGCATTTAGCGTCGCATTTGTGTTGATCTGCGTTCAGATTATAAGATTGTTTCGCAATGGGAAATTCATTGAACTTGTTTCAGGGTATGAGGAGGGTAAGTATGGATCATAGATAATGATTTACAAATAATATGATGGAAGGTTTTGGAGAAATGTCTGAATTTTTTGGTCTCACTGAAAAACTTGGATAAAGAGAAGACAATATAGCTCTGCAGTGTTTCTGAAATGTAGTAATATACCATAacttgtgtttatgtgtataaaactgaacattgttttatttgtgagcagaaaaagaagaacaaagtGAAGAAGGGACATGATGAAGTCAAGTCCTATGATAcagaaaggtaaataaatacataaataaacacatcaataaataaatgagcctgtaaatgttaaatatggaAGTTTCATGTATCGTTCAGGTGCTAATTGCCCCACACTATCAGAGTTTTGCCTCCTTGGGAAAGCATAGCATTAGCACGGTTGCCATTTGTCCACAAAATGCTGCTTTGGAAGTAGGCTGCAGATTGTAGCTTTTTTTACTGAAACTCATTACAGTTATGTTACTCAAATCACTATCTAAATTTATCAGAATGAACTCAAATGTTATTGAAAAAAGTCCGACAGAAAGGATCCAAGCTTTAACAGTAATTATTGTTGACTGGTTGAACGCCGGGGCAAGTGAAAGCACAGTTAGATGAAGAATAATTTTCCCACTCGGTCGATTTGAtgattttggcagcaaaatgtcGGAGAAACAGCAGTATGAAGCTAAGCGAGTCCGATGCTTTATTCTCCCATGAAAAAGTTTCCTGGATTCATTTTCCGGGATTTTCCGTACCCGAGATTTGCTCGGGTATCATTGTCCCGAAAAAAGACGACAAAACTGCCTCTTTTTGTCAGAACTAAAACATTTTGGAAACAGTCTCTTGAATGGAAAGTAAAATCTCTCCGTCTCCTCATATGGAGCTGAAATAAGCCCGTTAGCCAGATAGCTAGCCGCTAATCTGTAGCCAGTGCTGCACCGATGTAGCTGATAGCTGGTAAGGTAACATTCCCTGactatgctaatgctaacataaGGGTTAGAATATCGAGGGGAATGAAGGCAgactttcgcccagtgtgtgctgggatagactccagcagatccccgtcaccctaattaggaataaagcggataTAGACaatggagggagggatgaagGCAGACTGTTGAATTAATTTATCCCCTGAAATGCTcactaaataaatgtacatgCGCTTAGTTTAAGTTTATAGATAAGAAGGCTGGAAATGTGTTCACTCTCATGACATGATATCCACATACTATGACTTTCTTTAACCTTTAATTTACTACTTTATTAATTTACTGTTACCAGAGATAACTGACTATGAAGTCATGTAAGGTGACACTTGGTTTTATGAAATCTCTGAGCAAAGTGAAAATAAGGGAAAGCACATAAGAATGTATTTCCTTAACTATAGAATAGTTTATATTTACAATTTGAAATCcttaaaaaactgtttttttaataGCTCTAAAATCTGCAAGCTGGTAGACAAAATAAGGCGATTAAACAAAGGGAAATGTGCACTTGATGCTGCAGCAGcagctgatttatttatgtaattactGTGCAAACATGTACATGCTCTCTGAAATGATTAGAATTAACTGCCCTGTATACGACATATTAACCTCCAAAATTAAGCATTTACCACCATAACATATTTCAGGGGGTTCAAACTCAGAAATACCTTCTACATCACGTCTTAGCTACAGCTTTTATATCATATCCTAACTGAAAACCCCATGCCTCAAATGGAGAATAATTAGTATGTGGTCCAGTCCAAGCAAGTGCAAGTATGTCCATTTGTTCCTAATTGTGCAATTGCTGGACAGTATCGGGTTCAAAACACACCACCACCAGTATAATCtcggacagaaaaaaagaaaaattttttaGAAATACTGTTCTAATTTATAGAAGTGAAaaatctgttgtgtttgtttcttcattgcagtaaaaagagacagaaaacgaCTTGCAGATTTGCAGAAAGTCTGATACAACCAGAGGAGGATCATCTGGGGTCGGGCACACGTGACAGAGACATAACACCACCGTCTGCTGATCATATCGAGGAAGTGCAACAAGTAGAACCAAGTCCATACCTGAGTGAGGATGGTTTAAATGAGAGCAATGTAGAGGTGCAGCCTAGAAATAAGAGCCTAGAGGATTTCGAGTTCCTCAAAGTTCTTGGAAGGGGTGGATTTGGCAAGGTTGTTCTGGCTGAACTCAGAGGCACTGATAAGGTGTTTGCAGTAAAGATTCTGAAGAAAGACGAGCTTCAGAGTTATCAAAATTTGTACCAAACTCTGATGGAGAGACGTGCCCTGGTTCTGGCTACAGAACACCCCTTCCTCACCCAGGTCTCCTGCTGCTTCCAGACTAATGACCGCTTGTACTTTGCCATGGAGTACATGAATGGAGGTGATCTTCAATACCACATTGCACGATCGTTTCGATTTACCGTATCGCGCTCCCGCATTTATGCTGCCGAGATAGCCTCTGCTCTCATGTTCCTCCACCGTAACGGCATCATTCATAGAGATCTCAAACCCAGCAATATCCTGTTAGATGCCGATGGCCATTGCAAGTTAGCTGACTTTGGCATGTGCAAAGGGGGCATCCTAGATGGCAAGAAAACCGATACATTATGTGGTACACCTCTGTACATAGCACCTGAGATACTGTTAGAATGTAAATACGGTGCATCAGTAGACTGGTGGTCTCTGGGTGTCATCATGTATGAGATGATGGTGGGCTATCGTCCGTTTGTTGCTAGAAATGAGGCGAGGCTGTACAAGTCCATCCTTCAGAATAATCCACTTTATCCATTTTGGCTGAGCAGAGAGTCGAAAAGAATTCTCAAGGCATTCCTGGTGAAGAGTCCTGAGAATCGGCTTGGCTGTGTGGTGTCTCAGGGCCAGGAGGAAGCCATCAAAATTCATCCATTCTTTAAGAAAATTGACTGGGAGCTTTTGGAACAGAGGAAGATTACGCCCCCTTTTAAACCAAAAATTACAACCAAAAGAGATACCAATTACTTTAAAGCACGCTTCACTCGTCAGAAGCTCAAGCTTACCCCCACTGATGATTCAAAAATTAAGCCATTTTATCAGAAGTTCTTTGATGACTTTTACTACTGTAACCCCAATATTGATTGTTAAGCTTAACTTTACACTAGCacagaaaatgtttttcttatttgAGCATTAAGTTTTTCAttgattatgtttaattaaaataaacaacttaGAAAGTGAAACTCATGTGTCTCAAGTGTCTCtttcttatattatatattataagcatttctcattggTCTTACCTACAATATACTTTCAGTTGAAACTCTGGTGTACAGAAGTATTgacactgttttcctctcacaagtAAATACACTCTAGCCAATAGTCTGAACTAATAATCTGGTGTATAGAATTAATGcaatgccaaataaactgataacatgTGAATctcagtgtgtgattttattcttATGTTCATTCTCATGACTGATTGCCAAACTGCGCCAACTctgaatatggaggaaaagatAGTAAAATGCTGTGGTCAGGCAGACAGGAGTGTTTGATTAACCAGTTTGCATTTCCTTTCTACAATACTTACTAATCAACCATGACCTTTtgcagatttttatattttctgaatgatcattttaatcattgcaaattgtaaaaaaataaatagagtcTGCTGCTCTATTTACGGTAAGTTTGGTAGTACTGTTTATTGTGATAGAGCAgttatgtacaaaaaataataattgcagTATTATAAATTGAAAAATTAACAACAAACTGTCTTTTTGCTTTTACATTCTTACTGTTAAACACATGACATTTCTGTATATTAAAGATTATTTTACAGTGTAGTTTATCCTTTTTACATTATATTAGCATGGTACATAGATTTTACTATGAAATGCCCTGTAAAAGTATTTTCATCAAATTAACAGCAATTTGCTACAATGGCATTAGATCTAGCCGTGAAGGTGAGGCATGGTGAGGAccatgagagagacagaaagcagaGCAGCACAGATGAAATCActcaaaaagagaaagaaaaggaaaataacCCCTTTTTGAGTTGTCTCAAGGCTGCCTcccatcttctcttctctgcctCCCATCTGGTCAAACCTGTAAGAAACATATTACTTCCACCTTTTACCAACAATCTACCTAATTTAACTCATAcacttcaattaaaaataacCTCATAAAATAGGGATGTAAATTAAtggttttcatttctttataaaaaaaagcaaaaaaacaaacaagccatatgcaaaataaataaaaatgaaaatgaatacacaggcattgtatttatattataacaAATCTAATAAATCAAGCATGATGTCCACGCTGATTTAACCTGCATGTAACCTACAGGGGTAACCGTGGACAACCAACTGTCCTTCTCTTCTCACGTTCCTAAGCTGACCCGCTCATATCGATTTCCGCTTCACGATATCTGAAGAATTCTTTCATTTCTAACCACACAGgacactcaggtgcttgtttaattccttttcattttgagactggactactgcaactctgcAGATCTGCTTCTGAGCACCATTCAGCCTCTGCAACTGATCCAGATCCATACAGCTGTGTGATTGGTTTCAAGTTCACCAACACCACCCCATTGCTAtactccctccactggcttcctgtagttTATAGATAAGAAGGCTGGAAATTTGTTCACTCTCATGACATGATATCCACATACTATGACTTTCTTTAATCTTTACTTTACTACTTTATTAATTTACTGTTACCAGAGTTAATTGACTATGAAGTCATGTAAGGTGACACTTGGTTTTATGAAATCTCTTTGAGCAAAGTGAAAATAAGGGAAAGCACATAAGAATGTATTTCCTTAACTACAGAATAGTTTATATTTACACTTTGAAATGcttaaaaaactgttttttaatAGCTCTAAAATCTTCAAGCTGGTAGACAAAATAGGCGATTAAACAAAGGGAAATGTGCACTTGATGCTGCAGCAGcagctgatttatttatgtaattactGTGCAAACATGTACATGCTCTCTGAAATGATTAGAATTAACTGCCCTGTATACGACATATTAACCTCCAAAATTAAGCATTTACCACCATAACATATTTCAGGGGGTTGAAACTTAGAAATACATTCTACATCACGGCTTAGCTACAGCTTTTATATCATATCCTAACTGAAAACCCCAGTATAATctctgacagaaaaaaagaaaaaatgttagaAATGCTGTTCTAATTGATTGAAGTGAAaaatctgttgtgtttgtttcttcacTGTagtaaaaagagacagaaaacgaCTTGCAGATTTGCAGAAAGTCTGATACAACCAGAGGAGGTTCACCTGGGGTCAGGCACATGTGACAGAGACACAACACCACCGTCTGCTGATCATATCGAGGAAGTGCAGCAAGTAGAACCAAGTCCATACCTGAGTGAGGATGGTTTAAATGAGAGCAATGTAGAGGTGCAGCCTAAAAATAAGAGCCTAGAGGATTTCGAGTTCCTCAAAGTTCTTGGAAGGGGTGGATTTGGCAAGGTTGTTCTGGCTGAACTCAGAGGCACTGATAAGGTGTTTGCAGTAAAGATTCTGAAGAAAGACGAGCTTCAGAGTTATCAAAATTTGTACCAAACTTTGATGGAGAGACGTGCCCTGGTTCTGGCTACAGAACACCCCTTCCTCACCCAGGTCTCCTGCTGCTTCCAGACTAATGACCGCTTGTACATTTCTGTGGAGTACATGAATGGAGGTGATCTTCAATACCACATTGCACGATTGTTTCGATTTACCGTATCGCGCTCCCGCATTTATGCTGCCGAGATAGCCTCTGCTCTCATGTTCCTCCACCGTAACGGCATCATTCATAGAGACCTCAAACCTAGCAACATCCTGTTAGATGCCGATGGCCATTGCAAGGTAGCTGACTTTGGCATGTGCAACGGGGGCATCCTAGACGGCAAGAAAACCgatacattatgtggaacaCCTCTGTACGTAGCACCTGAGATACTGTTAGAATGTAAATATGGTGCATCAGGTCTCTAGGTGTCATCATGTATGAGATGATGGTGGGCTATCGTCCGTTTGTTGCTAGAAATAAGGCGAGGCTGTACAAGTCCATCCTTCAGAATAATCCACTTTATCCATTTTGGCTGAGCAGAGAGTCGAAAAGAATTCTCAAGGCATTCCTGGTGAAGAGTCCTGAGAATCGGCTTGGCTGTGTGGTGTCTCAGGGCCAGGAGGAAGCCATCAAAATTCATCCATTCTTTAAGAAAATTGACTGGGAGCTTTTGGAACAGAGGAAGATTACGCCCCCTTTTAAACCAAAAATTACAACCAAAAGAGATACCAATTACTTTAAAGCACGCTTCACTCGTCAGAAGCTCAAGCTTACCCCCACTGATGATTCAAAAATTAAGCCATTTTATCATTAGTTCTTTGATGACTTTTACTACTGTAACCCCAATATTGATTGTTAAGCGTAACTTTACACTGGCacagaaaatgtttttcttatttgAGCATTAAGTTTTTCATTGATtatgtttcattaaaataaacaacttaGAAAGTGTGAAAGCCACAAGCATTTGCACATTTGCACCAGCACATTTGCACCTGGTGCATTTGCACCAGCCCACAGCATTTCCTCAGCCCAGATGTAAGAAGAGCACACCTTTTGCTGGCGAGAGATGACACACAATCCATGTGGACTAAATGCAATTTCACAAGTCCTACACAGCATTTATAAACAcaccatattacattcatagtCATTCATAAACTAGGCAGGCACTGACATACAGCATTACACTAGATGTCAGACTGTGTATGGTCATGTTTATGAGAAACAAATTTGAATTTGCCATTGTTCATGTCTTCATTAAACTGACTTTGTGCACTAGACTATTGTCATGGGAACAGGTTTAGGCCTCTTGGTTCCAGTTCTTGGTTTGCATTTCCTCTTTAGTGCTGATTTTGTTTAATCTCTATATTTGGTGATTCACACTATTTTACAGTAGCTTTTAAGTCGTAAATTTCAAGCAGACCAGTTTATAGGCATTACATCAGTGGCTGCAACATAAACTGACAGTTCATTTCTGACGCATGGAGCATGCATGTTGTGGCCTATACATTGCACTATACAGTGCACCTCATCACAAGGCTTGTGTTTGATGATTAAAAAGAGAATTGACAAGAGAAATGCCATTTCATGGATGAGAGCAGTTTGTTCCTATAGATGTGATGAACATTATATGCCTTAAATGTTTTCTGGCCCATTTCATTATGTGGCTGAAAGATGATGGATCTGAAGAACACCAGAACCCAGGCCATGgatgagaaaagaaataaagactgtgaatcgctactactactactactacagctctgtgctgttgttttggttttgtagctatatgtccttatgttgttttatgcagcaccatggtcctggagaaccaTTGTCTCAtatcactatgtactgcatcagctgtaCAGTATGTGGCAGTATGTGGTTGAATTgacaaaagcttcttgacttgacttccaaccttttttcctctgagagctacTTTGAAAAAATTAAGGTGGCCAAGAGCTACTTGTGTTATCTTAtaagtaacatttatttacatagcttatTACCATAAacaaaccagctgaataagcATTTTTGTGAACTTTCAAAAAGAAATGTCAATATCGAAGTCATATTTTGCAATAATTCAGtttaaattcccataaacagcATGTTAATTGTAGTCGAGTGAATTAATTTAACACAACAGGTTTGCTGAATAGACTTAtcagttattattgtcagatttcgttcattcacatggattctgttatttatcagcaaattGTTACTTACAAGTTCTGGCACATAGTCTATTGGCCTCAGCAAGTCTGAAAAAGACCCTTTTTGTAAAAAAGGGAACACCTTTGATATTGAAAATGatattaattttgaaaacagagatctgaaattgtattggacttgatgtgattaaataatagtatttttatggcattcatatgAATATGCAATGGGAACTATTAAACAGTACTTTACTACAAAATACCACTTGCAATAATAAGAAATGtagattaaaaaacaataaagttCAATAATTTATCTCTGTGGGGAAAGGGCTGTACAGATAGATTTAGACCTGGATCTGTCTACAGATTTGGAACCTGAACAGGCACCTACAGCAAAGCAAAGTACAGCAATAATCCAGGATTAGGTGTAAAAGGAGTCCTGTTTGCGAGGTTTAGAAAACCTAGAGCTGACAACCTCGGTGTAGAGACTCTCTGGAGAGAAGAGCCGGtcaaaaggaggaaaaaagaggccaaagagaaaaaaaaaagacaggtttTCTAACACAGACTGCCAACATTATACTGAAAAAATCATGAGCAACAGTAAATCTAAAAGCAAACCTAGTAAATGCACTTAAAGTTTCGTTTTAAACATGCTCACGATCACCTCCCAGATCCAAGAGAGTAGAGAAGTTTGGCTTGGAGTGGAGTGAAGTTTGACAGTTATTTAGGGAATTCCACCACACCTCACATGAACTGAGACACCTGCTAGGAAGAAAATTAGGGGCTGATATTTCACAAATCTGGTACAACTGGCCAGATGACAATGGAAGAAATGGCCTTACAGTAATTTCATAACAGCAAGATGCATGTGTCAAAGCCTTATCTGCGAAAATAGACATCACTAAGATTGTGATATGCATGCAACATGACAAACAGTTTCACAATATATCCACTGCCTCACGGAAATGCACACAGCGTACTTTCTCAACCAGATGACATTAATGAGGGGAGTGTGACAGCATATGAGGTACACATGGAAACAGCTTAAGTGGACTGAATCCAAAAATATCTGTCAAAGTAAAAATTCTAAGGATTACCTGAACAGCAGGAAATTGAACAGTGGGCAGTTTATGCAGAGAAATAGCTTGCACAAAGCAGGCTGCAGCagatgaaaaagagaaacaagCTCAAAGTTCAGCTAACAATGATGCAAGCAGTGGCTCGAGGAGTGAAGAGCAGtggaagaatgagagagagaggatgctgAATGTTTTAGCTAACCACTGATTCTGACTTAAATGTTAAAATTCTACAAGACTTCctagaaaataaatattgccCACTAGGTGCATATGCTAAGCACAATTTAAATGACTTAACAAATGGACACATTCAATGTAGAAGGAAAAGACGAGATTATTAGATTTAGGTGCAGGGAATTCTGTGataaaaatagatatatttGTGAAGATTCCAAGATTCCTTTCATATTTTGAACACTGTCCTGTTTAATTTGCAAATTGGGAACAAACCTAAGACACTGACTtgagcatgtttgcctcacagaCCACCCCAGGCCCACAGACAAATATCAACCTCTATACATCATTTGTACTGGACCATATCAACAAGTATATTGACAACACCACTGTCAAACATGTGAAacgatggatggtcacaaaccatcaagcaaagctgagctgtttgcttttttgcaaaaagagtggtataaagttacccaacagcaatgtgaaaaactggtggagagcatggagccaaaatgcatgcaaatcagggttattccaccaaatactgatttcttaatgttatttagccaaagcattaacaatttgcatttttttatttgagttattaaagccctgcaaatactgcatgatctttggttttatttatttatttatatataaatatatattttctatctctctatctatctctctatctctctccccctcctctaAGGCGCAGCTCCCGAAGCGCCCAACCTCTGCCTAGGGGACGCCTCAGGAGTAGGCGGAAGATGTAGTTCATAGAGGGGAGATGCAAGGCCTGATGTAGTTTATAAATGCAGTCTACGGCGATGCCCCAGGTCCCAGGGGTAAGTTGACATCTGGCCCTAGAAAGAAACGGGAGGGAAGCGTCTTCCACCCGTGGTGCCGAGCGACGTCCACGGAAACTCCATCGCGGAGCGGCGTCCCCGGCTGACAAGGTGGTGGAAGCCCGCCTCCAGTGGGACCGATAAAAAGGGGGTGTCCCCCATGGCCTGAAGTCGAGTGACGTCCTCCTTGTAAATTCCCTGGGGGAGCGACGTCCTCGACCATAACGAAGATGGGGACACCTCCCTGGGGAAACAGGGAAAAGGATCCACCGGATGCCATCCACCGGTTGTCCAGGGCTCTAGCCAGCAGACTGCAAATCCTTACCGAAGACAGGAACTAGCTGGGAATCCCGCTGGGTCTCAGAGAAGGTCCATGattctgtaacgtctgggacccccgccctatgcggggctcgaccccagacgcccgtggtgtgtgtgcgcacgccagcacacggtgtaatgagacccatgtgcaggattcagcgaagcactgcttttattacatttaagacgcgacatagggaaacaaacgtaacactagacatggcgtggttaactaaacaaaacctagaccttagcttggacatggaacctagcaaacaaaaccccaacagaaaccacagtacagataacaatcatggacaaggacacaaacacaaggatccctatttataggggtagacattagggctaatgggatacaggtgacaatcaggataggaacaataggaagggcgtaacaaaagacacacaaagaagcaggcttccaaggttcacctgccagcgccctctctgggcctggcagggaactgtccagctgttcctgacatatatatatatatatatgcagctATTTAGTTGCTACTGATTCTCAGGAGTTGAAATACTATGgatggagaaaaacaaaacaccaaaatcTAACTCAGTTGCTAAGAATAACGGTTGCGTGTAGAAGGACACTTGTATCTAACTGCCATCTTGACCTTTTAGCAACAGCAGATGACTGAAACAAAGTATGAATCAACAATCGAATAATTAGTATGTACTGCTTACACTATACGCATTTGCCACCTACATGATCGGAATTTGTTAGAAAAGAGAGCTAACTGGAAGGAGGCGTCTCATTTTCCATTGAACTGTGTGGCTCATTATTTCACTTCTACAATAGAAATTCTTAATAAACACTTTGCTTACTTTTTACTAGGTTTTTCCTTACAGTTTTCCCCCCACATTACCTGTAGGAGGTGCTCTTAATTCAGTTGTACTGGAACTGTGCCAAGCTTCCCATGAATGTGAACATAATTGTGAATCGTACTCGTAATGGTGACATCTTTATTTAACCCTACAGAGGAATGTTGTGGATCACAGAATAGGTGAGATGCCTTACTGTCCATAACagcaccaaaataataaaacacaaaaatatggTGAGTCGCGTTGTGTTCTCTGTGCATATGTTTAATTACGAATGCAAATGTATCAGGGTTCCATACACAGTGAAACATGTTAGCTCAATAAAGTTATgtaaacttatttattttctttaactttAAATGAGAAGTTTTGGATATTGAACTTTGAAGTTTATATGTTTTCATAAATGAAACTTAAATTAAGCCATTGTGTTGACTACTCCCCAGTCTGGAGGCAATCCCAGGAGATTCTGAGCACAATGCCTTGGACAGgttgccaacccatcacagggcacaatcacacacacacactaaagacaATCATCTACAAcacgtctttggactgggggaggaaaccagagcagcTCTGGCAACATGTATTTAGTAGTATGAGTGGGAAGTTACAAGTTAAATTCTCTGCAGAACACATTGTTCTAGAGATCAAATGTGTGAAaaggtggtgtttgtggtttgtGCATATATGTGCATTATAGTATTTAAACCTGTGTTCCTCTgtgagaagagctcagtgtcTCTGATGCACCATGGCTCTCCCCCAACTGGTTCTGCTCACCTCTCTCCTGTCTCAGATAGGACACTGTGGTAAGGTTTTTTTCAACATGGAATCTTGTGATGGTGAATAGAGTATTGCATGCAAAGTCTTAGAATAAATCTAGAATAATAAGGATTTTCTACCAAGGATTTTCTTCTAACTGCTCTGACAGAACATTTTTGTTTGCTGAATATCTCcttaatacacactcatactgttTGCTTCATATTCCCATGTCCAAAGAGAAAACTGAACcattgcattttgttttttatctgtctctctatttaaAAGCTTATGTTAACATGGGCATAGTGAATGGCTCGGTGGCTAAAGCTCATTCCAGACCCTACATGGTTTCTGTTCAAAAAGATGGAAAACATACATGCGGGGGCTTCCTTGTGTCTGAGAACTTTGTCATGACGGCTGCACACTGCTGGAATCCGTAAGCTTATTACTTTGCTGTCATTcttacacactgaatcagtgaaGTATCTGAAATGATGAGGATTTCTGAGAAAAGGGTCTTCACACTTTTGCATTCAGTTTCAAAATTACATGTGACATTAGGCAGAAATATGATTTCCTGCTTATACACACTTTAGTTTACACACTCTATAGCTTTAACTCTATAAACTTTTTAGTTTTGGGTCACTTTTGATTTGCAGGGTTTTTTTGGTCTATAAATTTTAGCACTCGTGTACATACATGAAGCAAAGTATAGACTTCTGTATGCTTGACCTTCATTTATTAGTAAAAG from Hemibagrus wyckioides isolate EC202008001 linkage group LG10, SWU_Hwy_1.0, whole genome shotgun sequence carries:
- the LOC131360690 gene encoding protein kinase C epsilon type-like; this translates as MGNSLNLFQGMRRKKKNKVKKGHDEVKSYDTESKKRQKTTCRFAESLIQPEEDHLGSGTRDRDITPPSADHIEEVQQVEPSPYLSEDGLNESNVEVQPRNKSLEDFEFLKVLGRGGFGKVVLAELRGTDKVFAVKILKKDELQSYQNLYQTLMERRALVLATEHPFLTQVSCCFQTNDRLYFAMEYMNGGDLQYHIARSFRFTVSRSRIYAAEIASALMFLHRNGIIHRDLKPSNILLDADGHCKLADFGMCKGGILDGKKTDTLCGTPLYIAPEILLECKYGASVDWWSLGVIMYEMMVGYRPFVARNEARLYKSILQNNPLYPFWLSRESKRILKAFLVKSPENRLGCVVSQGQEEAIKIHPFFKKIDWELLEQRKITPPFKPKITTKRDTNYFKARFTRQKLKLTPTDDSKIKPFYQKFFDDFYYCNPNIDC